In Cedecea neteri, a single genomic region encodes these proteins:
- a CDS encoding DUF1456 family protein, with the protein MLNNDVLLSVRYMLNLNNDGIVKILALTGTDVPAEQIVPWLKKEDEEGFKACPDLIMANFLNGLIYFKRGKDESKPEPKLERRMTNNIILKKLRIAFELKSDDVLEILTAQQFRISMPEITAMMRNPDHKNYRECGDQFLRYFLRGLTQRLKPAKAE; encoded by the coding sequence ATGTTGAATAATGATGTACTGCTAAGCGTTCGCTACATGCTGAACCTGAATAACGATGGAATCGTTAAGATCCTTGCCCTGACCGGTACTGACGTCCCTGCGGAACAGATCGTTCCGTGGTTAAAGAAAGAAGACGAAGAGGGCTTTAAAGCCTGCCCGGATCTGATCATGGCAAACTTTCTCAACGGTTTGATCTACTTCAAACGCGGCAAAGACGAAAGCAAGCCGGAGCCGAAGCTTGAGCGTCGGATGACCAACAACATTATTCTGAAAAAGCTGCGAATCGCCTTTGAACTGAAGTCTGACGACGTGCTGGAAATCCTGACCGCGCAGCAGTTCCGCATTTCTATGCCGGAAATTACCGCCATGATGCGTAACCCGGATCATAAAAACTACCGCGAGTGCGGCGATCAGTTCCTGCGCTACTTCCTGCGCGGCCTGACCCAGCGCCTGAAGCCAGCGAAAGCGGAATAA
- the apbC gene encoding iron-sulfur cluster carrier protein ApbC, with protein sequence MNSQSPSSKSPEQLRAMVAGTLANFQHPTLKHNLTALKALHHVAMLDDTLHVELQMPFAWQSGFDALKETCSADLLRITGAKAVDWKLSHHIATLKRVKNQPGINGVKNIIAVSSGKGGVGKSTTAVNMALALAAEGAKVGILDADIYGPSIPTMLGAEHERPTSPDGKHMAPIVAHGLATNSIGYLVTDENAMVWRGPMASKALMQMLQETLWPDLDYLVIDMPPGTGDIQLTLAQNIPVTGAMVVTTPQDIALIDARKGIVMFEKVEVPVVGIVENMSIHICSNCGHQEPIFGTGGAEKLAQQYHTTLLGQLPLHITLREDLDAGKPTVINRPESDIATLYRELAGRVAAQLYWNGDVIPSEIAFRAV encoded by the coding sequence ATGAATTCGCAATCCCCGTCCAGCAAGTCCCCGGAACAGCTACGCGCGATGGTAGCCGGGACCCTGGCTAATTTTCAGCACCCTACCTTGAAGCACAACCTCACCGCGCTGAAAGCGCTGCACCATGTCGCCATGCTTGACGACACGCTGCACGTTGAACTGCAGATGCCGTTCGCCTGGCAAAGCGGGTTTGATGCCTTAAAAGAGACCTGCAGCGCTGACCTGCTGCGGATCACCGGCGCGAAGGCGGTGGACTGGAAGCTAAGCCATCACATTGCCACGCTGAAGCGGGTGAAAAACCAGCCAGGCATTAACGGCGTTAAAAATATTATTGCCGTCAGCTCCGGCAAAGGCGGAGTGGGAAAATCGACCACCGCGGTAAACATGGCGCTGGCGCTGGCGGCCGAAGGGGCCAAAGTTGGTATTCTGGATGCCGATATTTACGGCCCGTCGATCCCAACCATGCTGGGGGCTGAACACGAGCGCCCAACGTCCCCGGACGGCAAGCACATGGCACCGATCGTGGCGCACGGTCTGGCGACTAACTCGATCGGTTACCTCGTCACCGACGAAAATGCCATGGTATGGCGCGGTCCGATGGCCAGCAAAGCGCTGATGCAAATGCTGCAAGAAACGCTGTGGCCGGATCTGGATTACCTGGTGATCGATATGCCGCCGGGCACCGGTGACATCCAACTGACGCTGGCGCAAAACATCCCAGTCACCGGGGCGATGGTTGTGACCACGCCGCAGGACATCGCGCTGATCGACGCTCGCAAAGGGATCGTGATGTTCGAGAAAGTTGAGGTGCCGGTGGTGGGTATTGTTGAGAATATGAGCATTCATATTTGCAGCAACTGCGGCCATCAGGAGCCTATCTTCGGCACCGGAGGCGCGGAGAAACTGGCGCAACAGTATCACACCACGCTGCTGGGGCAGTTACCGCTGCACATCACGCTGCGTGAAGACCTGGATGCCGGTAAGCCAACGGTCATTAATCGCCCGGAAAGCGACATCGCAACGCTCTACCGCGAATTGGCGGGGCGCGTGGCGGCTCAGCTTTACTGGAACGGGGACGTGATCCCGAGCGAGATTGCCTTCAGAGCGGTGTAA
- a CDS encoding LysR family transcriptional regulator — protein MTEAPFMPVPVRGELADLNVFLTICRRKSFRLAASELGVSTSALSHTMRGLEERLGVRLLNRTSRSVVPTDAGEALLGHLETGFSHIRMALDELDHYRESPVGRLRINIPRDAAQLLFAPVLAKFMAMYPRLQMEITVDNTLVDIIGSGYDAGIRYGESVPKDMIAMPVTRKLKWIVVASPQYLRNTSHLPLNHPDDLFQHQCIRMRLGNGTLYKWELNRGQEALALDVPGSLILNESEMIIDTALNGFGLAYCLDVRVRPLLESGQLVQAMPEWVCEDEPMVMYYPSRRQLHPGLRRLIEMMREATLY, from the coding sequence ATGACAGAGGCCCCTTTTATGCCGGTTCCGGTCCGCGGCGAACTCGCCGATCTCAACGTGTTTTTGACCATCTGCCGCCGGAAAAGCTTCCGTCTTGCCGCCTCTGAGCTGGGCGTGTCTACCTCTGCGCTAAGCCACACGATGCGCGGGCTGGAGGAGCGGCTTGGGGTGCGCCTGCTCAACCGCACCAGCCGCTCCGTTGTGCCTACCGACGCCGGCGAAGCGCTGCTTGGGCATCTGGAAACCGGGTTTTCCCATATCCGTATGGCGCTTGATGAGCTGGATCATTACCGCGAATCCCCGGTCGGGCGGCTGCGGATTAATATTCCACGAGACGCCGCCCAGCTGCTGTTTGCGCCGGTACTGGCAAAATTTATGGCGATGTATCCCCGGCTACAGATGGAGATTACCGTCGACAACACGCTGGTTGATATTATCGGCAGCGGCTACGACGCCGGGATTCGCTACGGGGAGAGCGTCCCCAAAGACATGATTGCGATGCCGGTAACGCGCAAGCTTAAGTGGATTGTGGTGGCCTCACCGCAGTATTTAAGAAATACCTCTCACCTCCCGCTGAACCACCCGGACGATCTCTTTCAGCACCAGTGCATCCGGATGCGGCTCGGCAACGGTACGCTGTATAAATGGGAGCTTAATCGGGGCCAAGAGGCGCTGGCGCTGGATGTGCCCGGCTCGTTAATCCTCAATGAAAGCGAAATGATCATTGATACGGCCTTGAACGGCTTTGGGCTGGCTTATTGCCTGGACGTGCGAGTGCGGCCGCTGCTGGAAAGCGGGCAACTGGTGCAGGCTATGCCGGAATGGGTTTGTGAAGATGAACCGATGGTGATGTATTACCCCAGCCGCAGGCAGCTCCATCCCGGCCTGCGCCGGCTTATCGAGATGATGCGGGAGGCCACGCTGTACTGA
- a CDS encoding GNAT family N-acetyltransferase — translation MILRLWQESDRPFLRTLYLHARRKAWPWLDDSAWQLEDFDSATQDERIWVAEDNGHRIGFASVWVQDNFLHNLFVSPEHQGTGAGKALLEKVQSEFTGTGSLKCLAKNEHAIEFYRRNGWHIEAPGDGPDGEYYLMHFVLKSFPSPKVAG, via the coding sequence TTGATCCTACGACTTTGGCAAGAATCCGACCGTCCCTTCTTACGTACCCTTTACCTTCACGCCCGCCGTAAAGCCTGGCCCTGGCTCGACGATAGCGCCTGGCAGCTCGAAGACTTTGACAGTGCTACTCAGGATGAACGCATCTGGGTGGCCGAAGATAACGGCCACCGCATCGGCTTCGCCTCCGTTTGGGTGCAGGATAATTTCTTGCATAACCTGTTCGTCAGCCCGGAACATCAGGGAACAGGGGCGGGAAAGGCGCTGCTGGAGAAAGTGCAGAGTGAATTTACCGGCACGGGTTCGCTCAAATGCCTGGCGAAAAATGAGCACGCGATTGAGTTTTATCGCCGTAACGGCTGGCATATTGAGGCGCCGGGAGACGGGCCGGACGGTGAATATTATTTAATGCATTTTGTATTGAAGTCATTCCCCTCCCCGAAAGTGGCGGGATAG
- a CDS encoding glutathione S-transferase family protein yields the protein MIKILGKRTSINVRKALWTCEEAGVEYLQEDYGSGFRSIQSEDFLALNPNSLVPVLLDDDFVLWESNSICRYLARKAGREDLLPSTPQGAADVERWMDWQATEFNTAWRYAFMALVRRDPRFQDANQIQESISAWTGCVQIINEQLQKTGAWVTGSQFTLADIVLGLSVNRWKMTPFAHPQMAEIERWFTALNQRPAFRRHGNNGVA from the coding sequence ATGATAAAAATACTGGGTAAACGCACATCAATTAACGTACGCAAAGCGCTATGGACCTGCGAAGAGGCGGGGGTGGAATACCTGCAGGAAGATTATGGGAGCGGGTTCCGGTCGATTCAGTCTGAGGATTTCCTCGCCCTCAATCCTAATAGCCTGGTGCCGGTACTGCTGGATGACGATTTTGTGCTGTGGGAGTCGAACAGCATCTGTCGTTATCTGGCGCGCAAAGCGGGGCGGGAAGACCTGCTGCCTTCCACACCGCAAGGGGCGGCGGACGTTGAGCGCTGGATGGACTGGCAGGCAACGGAATTTAACACGGCCTGGCGGTATGCGTTCATGGCTCTGGTACGTAGGGATCCACGTTTTCAGGATGCGAATCAGATTCAGGAAAGTATTTCTGCCTGGACAGGTTGTGTGCAAATTATCAATGAGCAACTGCAGAAAACCGGAGCATGGGTCACTGGCAGCCAGTTTACCCTCGCGGATATTGTCCTTGGCCTGTCGGTTAATCGCTGGAAGATGACGCCGTTCGCTCATCCTCAGATGGCGGAAATTGAGCGCTGGTTTACCGCACTGAACCAGCGCCCGGCCTTTCGGCGTCATGGCAATAATGGTGTCGCGTAA
- a CDS encoding LacI family DNA-binding transcriptional regulator: protein MQEVAKKAGVSKATVSRVLSGKGYVSEATKTQVYQAIQETGYRPNLLARNLATSKSGYIGLVVTNTLYSGNYFSELLSQAALKLEASGRQLILVDGKHSAQEEQAAVQFLLDLHCDAVIIYPRFLSVDEMDALIEQHKQPIMVMNRKLRKHQSHCICCDHKGSSFKATRYLIDQGHRDIAFITGVLDSPTARERLSGYREALEQAGLPVRDELIATGKWTPASGSAAVETLLSAKQDFSALVASNDDMAIGAISRLNRAGLSVPGDVSIIGFDNVPTGAFLSPPLSSVKEPVSEMIHEVINRLTAMLDGGYFSRDNLYSSEMIVRDSVAKGPYFQPK, encoded by the coding sequence ATGCAGGAAGTGGCGAAAAAAGCAGGCGTATCAAAGGCGACCGTTTCGCGCGTGTTGTCAGGCAAGGGCTACGTGAGCGAGGCCACTAAAACGCAGGTGTACCAGGCCATTCAGGAAACGGGGTATCGCCCCAATCTGCTGGCACGCAATCTGGCGACCAGTAAATCAGGCTATATCGGCCTGGTGGTAACCAACACGCTGTACAGCGGAAATTATTTTAGCGAACTGCTTTCCCAGGCCGCCCTAAAGCTGGAAGCCAGCGGGCGTCAGCTGATTCTGGTCGACGGCAAACACAGCGCCCAGGAAGAGCAGGCCGCCGTGCAGTTTCTGCTCGATTTGCACTGCGACGCGGTGATCATTTACCCGCGATTTTTGAGCGTGGATGAGATGGATGCGCTGATTGAGCAGCATAAGCAGCCGATCATGGTGATGAACCGCAAGCTGCGCAAACATCAGAGCCACTGCATTTGCTGCGATCACAAAGGCTCCAGCTTCAAGGCCACGCGCTACCTGATTGACCAGGGCCATCGGGATATCGCCTTTATCACCGGCGTCCTCGACTCCCCCACGGCGAGAGAACGCCTGTCTGGCTACCGCGAAGCGCTGGAACAGGCCGGGCTGCCGGTCCGGGACGAGCTAATCGCCACCGGAAAATGGACGCCTGCCAGCGGGTCTGCGGCGGTAGAAACGCTGCTCTCAGCGAAACAGGATTTTAGCGCCCTGGTCGCCAGCAACGATGACATGGCTATCGGCGCTATCAGCAGGCTCAACCGGGCGGGCCTGTCGGTGCCAGGCGATGTGTCGATTATTGGCTTTGATAATGTCCCGACCGGGGCTTTTCTCTCCCCGCCGCTGTCGAGCGTGAAAGAGCCGGTGAGCGAGATGATCCATGAGGTGATTAACCGTCTGACGGCGATGCTGGACGGCGGCTATTTCTCACGGGATAACTTGTACAGTTCGGAGATGATCGTGCGGGATTCTGTGGCGAAAGGGCCGTATTTTCAACCAAAATAA
- a CDS encoding aldo/keto reductase has translation MAIETIHIAGISEPVSRIGLGTWAIGGSMWGGSNDGQSIATLHEALERGINLIDTAPVYGFGHSEEVVGKALVGRRDKAIIATKVALDWDDAGRVTRNSTPQRIRQEIEDSLRRLQTDYIDLYQVHWPDDLVAIDETARVLETLHQQGKFRALGVSNYSPAQMDRFRSAAPLATMQPPLNLFERGATETDLLPYAKYHQMVVLAYGAICRGLLSGRMTPETVFGEGDLRSFDPKFQPPRFAQYLAAVEALKAFAAERYGKSVMALALRWVLDAGPTIALWGARRPEQLDGVEDVSGWTLTAEDKCDIDHILARYISTPLGAEFMAPPHRKTSL, from the coding sequence ATGGCAATCGAAACGATTCATATCGCGGGCATCTCTGAGCCCGTCAGCCGTATCGGCCTGGGCACATGGGCCATTGGCGGCAGCATGTGGGGTGGCAGCAACGACGGGCAGTCGATAGCGACGCTGCATGAGGCACTGGAGCGAGGCATCAACCTGATTGATACCGCGCCAGTCTACGGCTTTGGGCACTCCGAAGAGGTTGTGGGCAAAGCGCTGGTGGGCCGCCGGGACAAGGCTATTATTGCCACCAAAGTGGCGCTGGACTGGGACGATGCCGGGCGGGTCACGCGTAATTCCACGCCGCAGCGCATTCGTCAGGAAATTGAAGACTCGCTTCGCCGCCTGCAAACGGACTATATCGACCTGTACCAGGTGCACTGGCCGGACGATTTAGTGGCGATAGACGAAACTGCGCGCGTGCTGGAAACGCTGCATCAGCAGGGAAAATTCCGCGCCCTCGGTGTCAGCAACTATTCCCCAGCGCAGATGGACAGATTCCGCAGCGCCGCGCCGCTGGCAACCATGCAGCCACCGCTCAATCTGTTTGAACGCGGTGCGACCGAAACCGATCTGCTGCCCTATGCGAAATACCATCAGATGGTGGTGCTGGCCTACGGCGCGATTTGCCGTGGCCTGCTGTCTGGCCGCATGACGCCGGAAACCGTGTTTGGCGAAGGTGACCTGCGCAGCTTTGATCCGAAATTCCAGCCGCCGCGCTTTGCGCAATATCTGGCCGCAGTCGAAGCATTAAAAGCGTTTGCTGCAGAGCGCTACGGCAAGAGCGTGATGGCCCTGGCGCTGCGCTGGGTGCTGGATGCCGGTCCCACCATCGCACTGTGGGGCGCTCGTCGTCCTGAACAGCTCGACGGGGTGGAAGACGTGTCCGGCTGGACGTTGACCGCCGAAGATAAATGCGATATTGATCACATTTTAGCCAGGTATATTAGCACCCCGTTGGGGGCCGAATTCATGGCACCTCCACACCGTAAAACATCGCTGTAA
- a CDS encoding GlcG/HbpS family heme-binding protein codes for MTVSLVLAEALIASVKTAVETHSFPPVSVVVLDSGGHLTAFARMDGTFLATIDIAMRKARTAVLFQANSEDVGANLHPNGPAYSLENSNGGLVGIDGGIPLRNAEGVVIGAIGVSGATKEQDGLIAAFALEAVFGSRV; via the coding sequence GTGACAGTCAGTTTAGTTCTTGCAGAAGCGCTGATCGCCAGCGTAAAAACGGCGGTGGAGACCCACAGCTTCCCGCCGGTTTCCGTGGTAGTGCTGGACAGCGGCGGCCACCTGACGGCCTTTGCCCGCATGGACGGCACATTCCTGGCCACCATTGATATCGCTATGCGCAAAGCGCGGACGGCGGTGCTGTTCCAGGCCAACAGCGAAGATGTCGGCGCTAATTTGCACCCGAACGGCCCGGCGTATTCGCTGGAAAACAGCAACGGTGGGCTGGTCGGCATTGACGGCGGTATCCCGCTGCGCAACGCTGAAGGCGTGGTTATTGGCGCAATTGGCGTGTCGGGGGCCACGAAAGAGCAGGATGGGCTAATTGCTGCCTTTGCCTTAGAAGCGGTGTTCGGTAGCCGCGTTTAA
- a CDS encoding MFS transporter — protein sequence MSSLNEQALEQGAKTVSLSRAGLLKALFALGMGGFAIGTGEFVIMGLLPDAANGLHVSIPSAGHLISIYALGVVVGAPLLAVLGARMARRDFLIALMAMFAVGNLLSAFAPGYYSMMLARFLAGFPHGTFFGVAALLAASLVERSKRAQAVSMVLLGLTIANLLGVPAVAAIGQLFGWRSAFAIVGGLAVLTLILVRAWVPWHAGDKDASPLRELTALTRKQVLLTLAIGAIGSGGMFSVFSYVKPTMLELAHQSVGMIPVILSMFGLGMIVGNIVGGRLADRGLEKTVRLLLIWAILVLSAYVYTSHYPWLGAVTVMLVGTMVSLSSVLQIRLMDVAGDAQTMAAAMNHSAFNIANALGAWLGGVTISAGFGWESTGWVGAILAVFGLLIHTWAVIDAKKHPPLAH from the coding sequence ATGTCATCACTTAATGAACAAGCCCTGGAACAGGGGGCTAAGACGGTTTCCCTGTCGCGAGCGGGGCTGCTGAAAGCGCTGTTTGCGCTCGGCATGGGCGGCTTCGCCATCGGCACCGGCGAATTCGTCATCATGGGATTGCTGCCCGATGCCGCAAACGGGCTGCACGTTTCTATTCCCTCTGCGGGCCACCTGATCAGCATTTATGCGCTGGGCGTGGTGGTCGGCGCTCCGCTGCTGGCCGTGCTGGGAGCCCGTATGGCGCGGCGTGATTTCCTGATTGCTCTCATGGCGATGTTTGCCGTTGGCAACCTGCTGAGTGCTTTTGCACCAGGCTACTACTCCATGATGCTGGCGCGCTTCCTGGCCGGTTTCCCGCACGGCACATTCTTCGGCGTTGCGGCTCTGCTGGCGGCAAGCCTTGTTGAGCGTTCGAAGCGGGCGCAGGCGGTGTCGATGGTGCTATTGGGCCTGACGATAGCCAACTTACTGGGCGTGCCCGCCGTGGCGGCCATTGGGCAGCTGTTCGGCTGGCGCAGCGCGTTTGCCATCGTCGGTGGCCTGGCGGTATTGACGCTGATTCTGGTTCGGGCCTGGGTGCCCTGGCATGCCGGAGATAAAGACGCCAGTCCGCTGCGTGAACTGACCGCGCTGACCCGCAAGCAGGTGCTGCTGACGCTGGCTATCGGCGCGATTGGCAGCGGCGGAATGTTCTCAGTCTTCAGCTATGTGAAGCCTACCATGCTGGAGCTGGCGCATCAGTCGGTAGGCATGATCCCGGTGATCCTGTCGATGTTCGGCCTCGGCATGATTGTCGGCAATATCGTCGGCGGCCGCCTGGCAGATCGCGGGCTGGAGAAAACCGTTCGCCTGCTGCTGATTTGGGCGATTCTGGTGCTCAGCGCTTACGTTTACACCTCGCACTATCCGTGGCTGGGGGCGGTCACCGTGATGCTGGTTGGCACGATGGTGTCACTTTCCTCGGTGCTGCAAATTCGCCTGATGGACGTTGCCGGTGACGCGCAAACTATGGCGGCGGCGATGAACCACTCGGCGTTTAACATCGCTAACGCGTTAGGTGCCTGGCTTGGCGGGGTGACTATTTCCGCAGGCTTTGGCTGGGAGTCCACCGGCTGGGTGGGCGCAATTCTGGCGGTCTTCGGGTTGCTGATCCACACCTGGGCGGTTATTGACGCCAAAAAACATCCCCCGTTAGCGCACTGA
- the metG gene encoding methionine--tRNA ligase, translating into MTHPAKKILVTCALPYANGSIHLGHMLEHIQADVWVRYQRMRGNEVNFICADDAHGTPIMLKAQQLGISPEQMIAEMSQEHQTDFAGFNISYDNYHSTHSDENRELSELIYGRLKENGFIKNRTISQLYDPEKGMFLPDRFVKGTCPKCKAPDQYGDNCEVCGSTYSPTELIDPKSVVSGATPEMRDSEHFFFDLPSFSEMLQAWTRSGALQEQVANKMQEWFESGLQQWDISRDAPYFGFEIPNAPGKYFYVWLDAPIGYMGSFKNLCDKRGDTTSFDEYWKKDSTTELYHFIGKDIVYFHSLFWPAMLEGSNFRKPTNLFVHGYVTVNGAKMSKSRGTFIKASTWLKHFDADSLRYYYTAKLSSRIDDIDLNLEDFVQRVNSDIVNKVVNLASRNAGFIAKRFDGVLAAEIADPELYKTFTDAAESIGEAWDSREFGRAIREIMALADIANRYVDEQAPWVVAKQEGRDADLQAICSMGINLFRVLMTYLKPVLPSLTERTEAFLNAELSWDSIATPLLNHKVNSFKALYNRIETKQVEALVEASKEEVKALNAAPVTGPLADDPIQETISFDDFAKVDMRIALIEKAEFVDGSDKLLRLTLDLGGEKRNVFSGIRTAYPDPSKLEGRLTVMVANLAPRKMRFGVSEGMVMAAGPGGKDIFLLSPDSGAQPGMAVK; encoded by the coding sequence ATGACTCACCCCGCGAAGAAAATATTGGTAACGTGCGCCCTGCCGTACGCAAACGGCTCAATCCACCTCGGTCACATGCTGGAGCATATTCAGGCTGATGTCTGGGTCCGTTACCAACGAATGCGCGGCAACGAGGTTAACTTCATCTGCGCAGACGACGCCCACGGCACGCCTATCATGCTGAAAGCACAGCAGCTGGGTATCAGCCCAGAGCAGATGATTGCCGAAATGAGTCAGGAGCATCAGACTGATTTTGCAGGCTTTAACATCAGCTATGATAACTATCACTCCACCCACAGCGACGAGAACCGCGAGCTGTCGGAGCTGATTTATGGCCGCCTGAAAGAGAACGGTTTTATTAAAAACCGCACGATTTCTCAGCTCTACGATCCGGAAAAAGGCATGTTCCTGCCGGACCGTTTTGTCAAAGGCACCTGCCCGAAATGTAAAGCTCCGGATCAGTACGGCGATAACTGCGAAGTGTGTGGCTCCACCTACAGCCCAACCGAGCTTATCGATCCAAAATCCGTGGTGTCCGGCGCAACGCCTGAAATGCGTGACTCCGAGCACTTCTTCTTCGACCTGCCGTCCTTCAGCGAAATGCTGCAGGCGTGGACCCGCAGCGGCGCGCTGCAGGAGCAGGTGGCGAACAAGATGCAGGAGTGGTTCGAATCTGGTCTGCAGCAGTGGGATATTTCCCGCGATGCGCCTTACTTCGGCTTCGAAATCCCGAACGCACCGGGCAAATACTTCTACGTCTGGCTGGATGCGCCAATCGGCTACATGGGTTCCTTCAAGAACCTGTGCGACAAGCGCGGCGACACCACCAGCTTCGACGAATACTGGAAGAAAGATTCCACCACCGAGCTGTATCACTTCATCGGCAAAGACATCGTGTACTTCCACAGCCTGTTCTGGCCGGCCATGCTGGAAGGCAGCAACTTCCGCAAGCCAACCAACCTGTTTGTTCACGGCTATGTGACGGTCAACGGCGCGAAGATGTCCAAGTCTCGCGGCACCTTTATCAAAGCCAGCACCTGGCTGAAGCACTTTGATGCCGACAGCCTGCGCTACTACTACACCGCGAAGCTCTCTTCCCGTATTGACGATATCGACCTGAACCTGGAAGACTTCGTTCAGCGCGTGAACAGCGACATCGTCAACAAAGTGGTTAACCTGGCCTCTCGTAACGCCGGCTTTATCGCCAAGCGTTTTGACGGCGTGCTGGCCGCAGAGATTGCCGATCCAGAGCTGTACAAAACCTTCACCGACGCGGCAGAAAGCATCGGCGAAGCGTGGGACAGCCGCGAATTTGGCCGTGCGATCCGCGAAATCATGGCGCTGGCGGACATTGCGAACCGCTACGTGGACGAGCAGGCTCCGTGGGTGGTGGCTAAGCAGGAAGGCCGCGATGCCGACCTGCAGGCCATTTGCTCCATGGGCATTAACCTGTTCCGCGTGCTGATGACCTACCTGAAGCCGGTTCTGCCGTCGCTCACCGAGCGTACAGAAGCCTTCCTGAATGCCGAACTGAGCTGGGACAGCATCGCTACGCCGCTGCTGAACCACAAGGTAAACAGCTTCAAGGCGCTGTATAACCGCATTGAAACCAAACAGGTGGAAGCGCTGGTGGAAGCGTCTAAAGAAGAAGTGAAAGCGCTGAACGCTGCGCCGGTAACCGGCCCGCTGGCGGACGATCCAATTCAGGAGACCATCAGCTTTGATGATTTCGCGAAAGTGGATATGCGCATTGCGCTGATTGAAAAAGCAGAATTCGTGGACGGCTCCGACAAGCTGCTGCGCCTGACGCTGGATCTCGGCGGCGAGAAACGCAACGTCTTCTCCGGCATTCGTACCGCTTACCCGGATCCGTCTAAGCTGGAGGGTCGTCTGACCGTGATGGTGGCCAACCTCGCACCGCGTAAGATGCGCTTTGGCGTCTCTGAAGGGATGGTGATGGCCGCAGGTCCTGGCGGGAAAGATATCTTCCTGCTGAGCCCGGACAGCGGTGCTCAGCCTGGCATGGCGGTTAAGTAA